The following proteins are co-located in the Citrobacter freundii ATCC 8090 = MTCC 1658 = NBRC 12681 genome:
- the glgC gene encoding glucose-1-phosphate adenylyltransferase, which translates to MVSLEKNDRVMLARQLPLKSVALILAGGRGTRLKDLTNKRAKPAVHFGGKFRIIDFALSNCINSGIRRIGVITQYQSHTLVQHIQRGWSFFSEEMNEFVDLLPAQQRMQGENWYRGTADAVTQNLDIIRRYKAEYVVILAGDHIYKQDYSRMLIDHVEKGARCTVACMPVPIEEASAFGVMDVDDTDKIIEFVEKPANPPAMPGDPTKSLASMGIYIFNADYLYELLAEDDLDEKSSHDFGKDIIPKITEAGMAYAHPFPLSCVQSDPESEPYWRDVGTLEAYWKANLDLASVTPELDMYDQDWPIRTHMESLPPAKFVQDRSGSHGMTLNSLVSGGCIISGSVVVQSVLFPRVRVNSFCNIDSAVLLPEVWVGRSCRLRRCIIDRACVIPEGMVIGENAEEDARRFYRSEEGIVLVTREMLRKLQIKQER; encoded by the coding sequence ATGGTGAGTTTAGAGAAGAACGATCGTGTAATGTTGGCGCGCCAGCTGCCATTAAAATCTGTTGCCCTGATCCTGGCCGGTGGCCGCGGTACCCGCTTAAAAGATTTGACCAACAAACGTGCCAAACCTGCTGTGCACTTTGGCGGTAAGTTCCGCATTATCGATTTTGCCTTATCCAACTGTATTAACTCCGGGATCCGCCGTATTGGCGTGATCACTCAGTACCAGTCCCACACGCTGGTGCAGCATATTCAGCGCGGCTGGTCGTTCTTTAGCGAAGAGATGAACGAGTTTGTCGATTTGCTGCCTGCCCAGCAGAGAATGCAGGGTGAAAACTGGTATCGCGGTACGGCGGATGCGGTGACCCAAAACCTGGACATCATTCGACGCTATAAAGCGGAATACGTGGTGATCCTCGCGGGCGATCATATTTATAAGCAGGACTACTCACGCATGCTGATCGACCACGTCGAGAAGGGCGCGCGTTGCACCGTGGCCTGTATGCCAGTGCCTATTGAAGAGGCCAGCGCGTTTGGCGTGATGGACGTGGACGACACCGATAAAATTATCGAGTTCGTTGAAAAACCCGCCAATCCGCCAGCCATGCCAGGCGACCCGACCAAATCTCTTGCCAGTATGGGGATCTACATTTTCAACGCCGATTATCTGTATGAACTGCTAGCGGAAGATGATCTCGATGAAAAATCCAGTCACGATTTTGGCAAAGACATTATCCCGAAAATCACCGAAGCTGGCATGGCGTATGCACATCCATTCCCGTTGTCCTGCGTGCAGTCTGACCCGGAATCCGAACCGTACTGGCGCGATGTGGGGACGCTGGAAGCCTACTGGAAGGCGAACCTTGATCTGGCTTCGGTGACGCCTGAACTGGATATGTACGACCAGGATTGGCCAATCCGAACGCACATGGAATCGCTGCCACCGGCGAAATTTGTGCAGGACCGTTCCGGTAGCCACGGAATGACGCTGAACTCGCTGGTTTCTGGCGGATGCATAATTTCAGGTTCGGTAGTGGTGCAGTCCGTTCTGTTCCCGCGAGTGCGGGTGAATTCATTCTGTAACATTGATTCGGCAGTGTTGTTACCTGAAGTGTGGGTGGGACGTTCGTGCCGCTTACGTCGTTGCATTATCGACCGCGCCTGCGTTATTCCTGAAGGCATGGTGATAGGTGAAAACGCGGAAGAAGATGCGCGTCGTTTCTACCGTTCAGAGGAAGGCATTGTGCTGGTCACGCGTGAAATGCTGCGCAAACTGCAGATCAAACAGGAGCGATAA
- the glgP gene encoding glycogen phosphorylase, with translation MNAPFTYASPTLSVEALKHSIAYKLMFTIGKDPVIANKHEWLNATLFAVRDRLVERWLRSNRAQLSQETRQVYYLSMEFLIGRTLSNALLSLGIYDDVKNALEGMGLDLEDLIDEENDPGLGNGGLGRLAACFLDSLATLGLPGRGYGIRYDYGMFKQNIVDGRQKESPDYWLEYGNPWEFKRHNTRYKVRFGGRIQQEGKKTRWIETEEILAVAYDQIIPGYDTDATNTLRLWNAQASSEINLGKFNQGDYFAAVEDKNHSENVSRVLYPDDSTYSGRELRLRQEYFLVSSTVQDILNRHYQLHKTYDNLADKIAIHLNDTHPVLSIPELMRLLIDEHKFSWDDAFEVCCQVFSYTNHTLMSEALETWPVDMLGKILPRHLQIIFEINDYFLKTLQEQYPNDTGLLGRTSIIDESNGRRVRMAWLAVVVSHKVNGVSELHSNLMVQSLFADFAKIFPTRFCNVTNGVTPRRWLALANPPLSEVLDENIGRTWRTDLSQLSELEQHCDFPLVNQAVRRAKLENKKRLATLIAQQLNVVVNPKSLFDVQIKRIHEYKRQLMNVLHVITRYNRIKADPDAEWVPRVNIFAGKAASAYYMAKHIIHLINDVAKVINNDPQIGDKLKVVFIPNYRVSLAQVIIPAADLSEQISLAGTEASGTSNMKFALNGALTIGTLDGANVEMLEHVGAENIFIFGNTAEEVEALRSQGYKPREYYEKDEELHQVLTQIGSGVFSPEEPGRYRDLVDSLINFGDHYQVLADYRSYVDCQDKVDELYRHPEEWTTKSMINIANMGYFSSDRTIKEYAENIWHIDSVRL, from the coding sequence ATGAATGCTCCATTTACTTATGCATCGCCCACACTCAGCGTAGAGGCACTTAAGCATTCTATCGCCTACAAGCTGATGTTCACGATTGGTAAGGACCCGGTCATTGCCAATAAACATGAGTGGCTGAACGCCACGTTGTTCGCGGTGCGCGATCGTCTCGTGGAGCGCTGGCTGCGTTCTAACCGTGCGCAATTATCCCAGGAAACTCGCCAGGTTTATTACCTGTCAATGGAGTTTCTGATTGGCCGCACGCTTTCCAATGCACTGTTATCGTTGGGTATTTATGACGATGTCAAAAATGCGCTGGAAGGTATGGGGTTGGATCTGGAAGATCTGATCGATGAAGAAAACGACCCGGGTCTTGGCAACGGTGGCCTCGGGCGCCTGGCGGCCTGCTTCCTGGACTCGCTGGCAACGCTGGGACTGCCGGGGCGCGGCTATGGTATTCGTTATGACTACGGCATGTTCAAGCAAAACATTGTTGATGGCCGACAGAAAGAGTCGCCGGACTACTGGCTGGAATACGGTAACCCATGGGAGTTCAAACGCCACAATACGCGCTACAAAGTGCGCTTTGGCGGGCGTATACAGCAGGAAGGCAAGAAAACGCGCTGGATAGAAACCGAAGAGATCCTCGCGGTTGCCTACGACCAGATTATCCCCGGTTACGACACCGATGCCACCAACACGCTGCGCCTGTGGAATGCCCAGGCCAGTAGCGAGATCAACCTCGGTAAATTTAACCAGGGCGACTACTTTGCGGCGGTGGAAGATAAAAACCACTCCGAGAACGTCTCCCGCGTGCTCTATCCGGATGACTCCACCTATTCAGGACGCGAGCTGCGCTTGCGCCAGGAGTATTTCCTGGTCTCCTCCACGGTGCAGGACATTCTGAATCGGCATTATCAACTGCACAAAACCTACGATAATCTGGCGGATAAAATCGCCATTCACCTCAACGACACCCATCCGGTGCTGTCGATCCCTGAGCTGATGCGTCTGTTGATTGATGAGCACAAGTTCAGTTGGGATGATGCGTTTGAAGTGTGCTGTCAGGTTTTCTCGTATACCAACCACACTTTGATGAGCGAAGCGCTGGAGACCTGGCCGGTGGATATGCTGGGCAAAATTCTGCCGCGCCATCTGCAAATCATTTTTGAGATTAACGACTACTTCCTGAAAACGCTGCAGGAGCAGTATCCGAACGATACCGGTCTGCTGGGGCGGACGTCGATTATCGATGAATCTAACGGCCGCCGGGTGCGTATGGCATGGCTGGCGGTCGTGGTGAGCCACAAGGTTAACGGTGTGTCTGAACTGCACTCCAACCTGATGGTGCAGTCGCTGTTTGCTGACTTTGCGAAGATTTTCCCGACTCGCTTCTGCAACGTGACCAATGGTGTGACGCCGCGTCGCTGGCTGGCGCTGGCTAACCCGCCGCTCTCTGAGGTGCTGGATGAGAATATTGGCCGCACCTGGCGTACCGATCTCAGCCAGTTGAGCGAGCTTGAACAGCACTGCGATTTCCCGTTGGTGAACCAGGCGGTACGCCGAGCGAAGCTGGAGAACAAAAAACGTCTGGCCACGCTCATTGCCCAGCAGCTTAACGTGGTAGTGAATCCGAAATCGCTGTTTGACGTACAGATCAAGCGTATTCACGAATACAAACGTCAGCTGATGAACGTGCTGCATGTGATCACCCGCTACAACCGCATTAAGGCCGATCCTGACGCCGAGTGGGTGCCGCGTGTGAATATCTTCGCCGGTAAAGCGGCTTCGGCCTATTACATGGCGAAGCACATCATTCATCTGATCAACGATGTCGCGAAAGTGATCAATAACGATCCGCAAATTGGCGACAAACTGAAAGTGGTGTTTATCCCCAATTACAGGGTCAGCCTGGCGCAGGTGATAATTCCTGCTGCCGACCTGTCTGAGCAGATTTCACTGGCCGGGACCGAAGCCTCCGGGACCAGTAATATGAAATTTGCGCTGAATGGCGCGTTGACCATCGGTACGCTGGATGGTGCCAACGTCGAGATGCTGGAACATGTGGGCGCAGAAAATATCTTTATCTTTGGTAATACGGCGGAAGAGGTTGAGGCTTTGCGTAGTCAGGGCTATAAGCCGCGTGAATATTACGAGAAAGACGAGGAGCTGCACCAGGTGCTGACGCAGATCGGCAGCGGCGTATTCAGCCCAGAGGAGCCGGGACGCTATCGCGACCTGGTGGACTCATTGATCAACTTTGGCGACCACTATCAGGTGCTGGCGGATTATCGCAGTTACGTTGATTGTCAGGATAAGGTTGATGAACTGTATCGTCACCCGGAAGAGTGGACTACCAAGTCGATGATTAATATCGCCAACATGGGTTACTTCTCATCGGACAGGACGATCAAAGAGTACGCCGAAAACATCTGGCATATTGATTCGGTGCGGTTGTAA
- the glpD gene encoding glycerol-3-phosphate dehydrogenase — protein sequence METKDLIVIGGGINGAGIAADAAGRGLSVLMLEAQDLACATSSASSKLIHGGLRYLEHYEFRLVSEALAEREVLLKMAPHIAFPMRFRLPHRPHLRPAWMIRIGLFMYDHLGKRTSLPSSTGLRFGADSVMKPEIVRGFEYSDCWVDDARLVLANAQMVVRKGGEVLTRTRATSARRENGLWIVEAEDIDTGKKHTWQACGLVNATGPWVKEFFDDGMHLPSPYGIRLIKGSHIVVPRVHTQKQAYILQNEDKRIVFVIPWMDEFSIIGTTDVEYKGDPKAVKIDESEINYLLKVYNAHFKKQLGRDDIVWTYSGVRPLCDDESDSPQAITRDYTLDIHDENGKAPLLSVFGGKLTTYRKLAEHAMEKLASYYQGIGPAWTKECILPGGDIGGDREDYAAKLRRRYPFLTESLARHYSRTYGSNTEWVIGEATSLAELGEDFGHEFYEAELKYLVDHEWVRRAEDALWRRTKEGMWLNAEQQSRMTQWLAEYIEKHQLSLAS from the coding sequence ATGGAAACCAAAGATCTGATTGTGATAGGTGGAGGCATCAACGGTGCCGGTATCGCGGCAGATGCCGCTGGACGCGGTTTATCCGTGCTGATGCTGGAAGCGCAGGATTTAGCCTGCGCCACCTCTTCCGCTAGCTCCAAACTCATCCACGGTGGCCTGCGCTACCTGGAACACTACGAATTTCGTCTGGTGAGCGAAGCGCTGGCCGAACGTGAAGTGCTGTTGAAAATGGCACCACACATCGCCTTCCCTATGCGCTTTCGTCTGCCCCACCGCCCGCACCTGCGTCCGGCGTGGATGATCCGGATTGGTTTGTTTATGTACGATCATCTGGGCAAACGCACCAGTTTGCCAAGTTCTACCGGTTTGCGTTTTGGCGCAGATTCTGTAATGAAACCTGAGATTGTGCGCGGTTTCGAATATTCTGACTGCTGGGTAGACGATGCACGACTGGTTTTGGCAAACGCCCAAATGGTCGTACGCAAAGGCGGAGAAGTATTAACCCGCACTCGCGCCACCTCTGCTCGCCGTGAAAACGGTTTGTGGATTGTTGAAGCTGAAGATATCGATACCGGCAAAAAACACACCTGGCAGGCGTGTGGCCTAGTCAACGCCACCGGTCCGTGGGTGAAAGAGTTCTTCGACGACGGTATGCACCTGCCATCGCCGTACGGTATTCGTCTGATTAAAGGCAGCCACATCGTGGTGCCGCGTGTCCATACCCAGAAGCAAGCTTATATTCTGCAAAACGAAGATAAACGCATTGTGTTTGTTATCCCATGGATGGACGAATTCTCGATCATCGGGACGACAGACGTTGAATACAAAGGCGATCCGAAAGCGGTGAAAATTGATGAAAGCGAGATCAATTACCTGCTGAAGGTTTACAACGCGCACTTTAAGAAGCAGCTGGGCCGTGATGATATCGTCTGGACTTACTCGGGCGTGCGTCCGCTGTGCGATGACGAGTCTGACTCACCGCAGGCGATCACCCGTGATTACACGCTGGATATCCACGACGAAAACGGCAAAGCGCCGCTGCTGTCGGTCTTTGGCGGTAAGCTGACGACCTATCGTAAGCTGGCTGAACATGCGATGGAAAAACTGGCGTCGTACTATCAGGGCATCGGCCCGGCGTGGACCAAAGAGTGCATTCTGCCAGGCGGTGACATTGGCGGCGATCGCGAAGACTACGCGGCCAAACTGCGCCGTCGCTACCCGTTCCTGACCGAGTCGCTGGCGCGCCATTATTCTCGCACCTACGGCAGCAACACCGAATGGGTCATCGGCGAAGCCACCTCGCTTGCCGAGTTAGGTGAAGACTTTGGCCATGAGTTTTATGAAGCCGAGCTGAAATATCTGGTCGATCACGAATGGGTTCGTCGTGCAGAAGATGCGTTGTGGCGTCGCACGAAAGAAGGTATGTGGCTGAACGCTGAGCAGCAGTCGCGCATGACCCAGTGGCTGGCTGAATACATTGAGAAGCACCAGCTGTCGCTGGCATCTTAA
- the glgX gene encoding glycogen debranching protein GlgX: protein MTQLATGNATPHGATYDGHGVNFTLFSAHAERVELCVFDEDGCELRYDLPGRSGDVWHGYLANARPGLRYGYRVHGPWQPQQGHRFNPAKLLLDPCARRVEGELKDNPLLHGGLNEPDHHDNATIALKGVVVSDHYDWEDDAPPRTPWGNTVIYEAHVKGLTYLHPDLPEEIRGTYKALGHPVMIDYFKRLGITALELLPVAHFASEPRLQRLGLSNYWGYNPVAMFALHPAYACSPESALDEFRDAVKALHKAGIEVILDIVLNHSAELDLEGPVFSLRGIDNRSYYWIRDDGDYYNWTGCGNTLNLSHPGVVEYACECLRYWVETCHVDGFRFDLASVMGRTPAFRQDAPLFTAIQTCPLLSRVKLIAEPWDIGEGGYQVGNFPPPFAEWNDHFRDATRRFWLQRNLSLGEFAGRFAASSDVFKRQGRKPSATVNLVTAHDGFTLRDCVCFTNKHNEANGEENRDGTSNNYSDNHGKEGLGGTLDLIERRRDSIHALLTTLLLSQGTPMLLAGDEHGHSQHGNNNAYCQDNALTWLDWQQANSGLTTFTAALIHLRRQIPALTGDCWWEEGDGNVRWLNKYAQPLSADEWQNGPRQMQIQLSDRFLIAINATLEVTDIVLPEGEWHAIPPFAGEDNPVLTAVWQGPAHGLCVFQRR from the coding sequence ATGACGCAACTGGCAACCGGCAACGCCACCCCCCATGGTGCAACGTATGACGGCCATGGCGTTAATTTTACTCTCTTCTCAGCCCACGCTGAACGCGTTGAATTATGCGTATTTGACGAGGACGGTTGCGAACTCCGCTACGACCTGCCGGGGCGTAGCGGCGATGTCTGGCACGGCTATCTGGCCAACGCCCGGCCCGGTCTGCGCTATGGCTATCGCGTCCATGGCCCATGGCAACCGCAGCAGGGCCACCGGTTTAACCCAGCCAAGCTGCTGCTCGACCCTTGCGCCCGTCGGGTAGAGGGCGAGTTAAAAGATAACCCGCTGCTGCACGGCGGGCTAAATGAACCGGATCACCATGATAATGCCACCATCGCGCTGAAGGGCGTGGTGGTGTCCGACCATTATGACTGGGAGGATGATGCCCCGCCGCGCACGCCGTGGGGCAATACCGTAATTTACGAAGCGCATGTCAAAGGGTTGACGTATTTGCATCCTGACCTGCCGGAAGAGATTCGCGGAACCTACAAAGCGCTGGGTCATCCGGTGATGATCGACTATTTCAAGCGTCTCGGCATTACCGCGCTGGAGCTGCTGCCGGTGGCGCATTTTGCCAGCGAACCGCGACTTCAGCGGCTGGGCCTGTCGAACTACTGGGGCTACAACCCGGTGGCCATGTTCGCGCTGCATCCGGCCTATGCCTGTTCGCCGGAGAGTGCGCTTGATGAGTTTCGCGACGCGGTAAAAGCGCTGCACAAAGCGGGGATTGAGGTCATTCTCGATATCGTTTTGAACCACAGCGCCGAGCTGGATCTCGAAGGGCCTGTCTTCTCGCTGCGCGGAATTGATAACCGTAGCTATTATTGGATCAGGGACGATGGTGATTACTACAACTGGACCGGTTGTGGGAACACCCTCAATTTGAGCCATCCCGGCGTTGTGGAATACGCATGTGAATGCCTGCGCTATTGGGTTGAAACCTGCCATGTAGATGGTTTTCGTTTTGATTTGGCTTCCGTCATGGGGCGTACACCTGCGTTTCGTCAGGATGCGCCGCTGTTTACCGCGATCCAAACCTGTCCGCTGCTCTCACGCGTGAAGCTGATTGCGGAACCGTGGGATATTGGTGAAGGCGGGTATCAGGTGGGGAATTTCCCCCCTCCGTTTGCCGAGTGGAATGACCATTTCCGCGATGCGACGCGACGCTTTTGGCTCCAGCGTAATCTCTCGTTGGGCGAGTTTGCCGGGCGTTTTGCCGCATCCAGCGATGTGTTTAAACGCCAGGGCCGCAAACCCAGCGCCACGGTCAATCTGGTGACCGCGCACGACGGTTTTACGCTACGCGACTGTGTGTGCTTCACAAATAAGCACAATGAAGCGAATGGTGAGGAAAATCGCGACGGCACTAGCAATAACTACAGCGACAATCATGGTAAAGAAGGATTAGGCGGCACGCTGGACCTGATTGAGCGGCGGCGCGACAGCATTCATGCGCTGTTAACCACGCTGTTGCTCTCCCAGGGGACGCCGATGTTGCTGGCGGGCGATGAGCATGGTCATAGCCAGCACGGCAACAATAACGCTTACTGTCAGGATAACGCCTTAACGTGGCTGGACTGGCAACAGGCAAACAGTGGGCTAACCACATTTACCGCCGCGCTGATTCATCTGCGCCGGCAAATCCCAGCATTAACAGGGGATTGTTGGTGGGAAGAGGGCGATGGCAATGTTCGTTGGCTGAATAAGTACGCACAACCCTTAAGTGCGGATGAGTGGCAAAACGGCCCGAGGCAGATGCAAATCCAGCTTTCAGACCGTTTTCTGATTGCAATAAACGCCACGCTTGAGGTGACAGATATCGTTTTACCTGAAGGGGAATGGCATGCCATTCCCCCATTTGCCGGAGAGGATAATCCGGTGCTTACGGCTGTCTGGCAGGGACCTGCGCACGGACTGTGTGTGTTCCAGAGAAGATAA
- the glgB gene encoding 1,4-alpha-glucan branching enzyme, translating into MSVRIDRDVINALIAGHFADPFSVLGMHQTDAGLEVRALLPDATEVWVIEPKTGRKVGKLDCLDSRGFFCAVLPRRKNFFRYQLAVVWHGQQNLIDDPYRFGPLIQDMDAWLLSEGTHLRPYETLGAHADTMDGVTGTRFSVWAPNAQRVSVVGQFNYWDGRRHPMRLRKESGIWELFIPGAQHGQLYKYEMIDANGKLRIKADPYAFEAQMRPETASLICGLPEKVVQSEERKKANQFDAPISIYEVHLGSWRRHTDNNFWLSYRELADQLVPYAKWMGFTHLELLPINEHPFDGSWGYQPTGMYAPTRRFGTRDDFRYFVNAAHQAGLNVILDWVPGHFPSDDFGLAEFDGTNLYEHSDPREGYHQDWNTLIYNYGRREVSNYLVGNALYWIERFGIDALRVDAVASMIYRDYSRKEGEWIPNEFGGRENLEAIEFLRNTNRILGEQVPGAVSMAEESTDFAGVSRPQDMGGLGFWYKWNLGWMHDTLDYMKLDPVYRQHHHDKLTFGMLYNYTENFVLPLSHDEVVHGKKSILDRMPGDAWQKFANLRAYYGWMWAFPGKKLLFMGNEFAQGREWNHDASLDWHLLEGGDNWHHGVQRLVRDLNLTYRHHKALHELDFDAYGFEWLVVDDKERSVLAFVRRDKVGNEIIVVSNFTPVPRHGYRFGINQPGKWREILNTDSMHYHGSNTGNGGAVHSDEIASHGRQHSLSLTLSPLATIWLVREGE; encoded by the coding sequence ATGTCCGTTCGTATCGATAGAGACGTGATTAATGCGCTAATTGCAGGCCATTTTGCGGATCCTTTTTCCGTACTCGGTATGCACCAAACTGACGCTGGACTTGAAGTCCGCGCCCTATTACCTGACGCCACCGAAGTGTGGGTGATCGAACCCAAAACCGGACGCAAAGTCGGCAAGCTGGATTGCCTCGACTCTCGTGGTTTTTTCTGTGCAGTACTTCCCCGCCGTAAAAATTTCTTTCGCTATCAGTTGGCCGTTGTCTGGCATGGACAGCAGAATCTGATTGATGACCCTTATCGTTTTGGCCCATTGATCCAGGATATGGATGCCTGGCTGCTATCTGAAGGTACGCACCTGCGACCTTACGAAACGCTGGGTGCGCATGCGGATACCATGGATGGTGTAACCGGCACGCGCTTCTCTGTCTGGGCACCTAACGCTCAACGCGTGTCAGTGGTTGGGCAGTTCAACTACTGGGATGGCCGTCGCCACCCGATGCGCCTGCGCAAAGAAAGCGGTATCTGGGAGCTGTTTATCCCCGGTGCGCAGCATGGTCAGCTGTATAAATATGAGATGATCGATGCCAACGGTAAGCTGCGAATCAAAGCGGACCCTTACGCCTTTGAAGCGCAAATGCGCCCGGAAACCGCGTCGCTTATCTGTGGTCTGCCGGAAAAAGTGGTGCAAAGCGAGGAGCGTAAAAAAGCCAACCAGTTTGATGCGCCAATCTCTATCTATGAAGTGCACCTGGGGTCATGGCGTCGTCATACCGATAACAACTTCTGGCTGAGCTACCGCGAGCTGGCGGATCAGCTGGTGCCTTACGCCAAGTGGATGGGCTTTACCCACCTTGAACTGTTGCCGATTAACGAGCATCCGTTCGACGGTAGCTGGGGTTACCAACCTACCGGCATGTATGCGCCGACCCGTCGATTTGGTACGCGCGATGACTTCCGCTATTTTGTGAATGCCGCGCATCAGGCGGGGCTGAACGTCATTCTTGACTGGGTGCCGGGCCATTTCCCGTCGGACGATTTTGGTCTGGCAGAGTTTGATGGCACTAATCTGTATGAGCACAGCGACCCGCGAGAAGGGTATCACCAGGACTGGAACACGCTGATCTACAACTATGGCCGCCGTGAAGTCAGCAACTATCTGGTGGGCAACGCCCTGTACTGGATTGAGCGCTTTGGTATCGACGCGCTGCGCGTGGATGCCGTGGCATCGATGATTTATCGCGACTACAGCCGTAAAGAAGGGGAATGGATCCCAAATGAATTTGGCGGTCGTGAAAACCTCGAAGCCATTGAGTTTTTACGCAATACCAACCGTATTCTTGGCGAACAGGTGCCTGGTGCGGTGAGCATGGCGGAAGAGTCCACTGATTTTGCTGGCGTTTCAAGACCGCAGGACATGGGCGGTTTAGGGTTCTGGTATAAGTGGAACCTCGGCTGGATGCACGACACGCTGGACTACATGAAACTGGATCCGGTTTATCGCCAACATCACCACGATAAGCTGACCTTCGGCATGCTGTACAACTACACCGAGAACTTTGTCCTGCCGTTGTCGCACGATGAAGTGGTGCACGGCAAGAAATCGATTCTCGACCGCATGCCGGGCGATGCGTGGCAGAAGTTTGCCAACCTGCGCGCCTACTACGGCTGGATGTGGGCCTTCCCAGGCAAGAAACTGCTGTTTATGGGCAACGAGTTTGCGCAGGGACGTGAATGGAACCATGACGCGAGCCTCGACTGGCACCTGCTGGAAGGCGGTGATAACTGGCATCACGGCGTACAGCGTCTGGTGCGCGATCTGAACCTCACCTATCGTCATCACAAAGCGCTGCACGAGCTCGACTTTGACGCCTATGGCTTTGAGTGGCTGGTGGTGGATGACAAAGAACGTTCGGTGCTGGCTTTCGTGCGTCGTGACAAGGTCGGCAATGAAATCATCGTGGTCAGTAACTTTACGCCTGTGCCCCGCCACGGCTATCGCTTCGGTATCAATCAGCCGGGGAAATGGCGTGAGATCCTCAATACCGATTCGATGCATTACCACGGCAGCAATACTGGCAACGGCGGTGCGGTGCACAGTGATGAAATCGCCAGTCATGGTCGTCAGCATTCACTGAGCCTCACGTTGTCGCCGTTGGCAACGATCTGGCTGGTTCGGGAGGGGGAATGA
- the glgA gene encoding glycogen synthase GlgA, translating into MQVLHVCSEMFPLLKTGGLADVIGALPAAQIADGVDARVLLPAFPDIRRGIPDAQVVTRRDTFAGRITLLFGHFNGVGIYLIDAPHLYDRPGSPYHDTNLFAYTDNVLRFALLGWAGCEMACGLDPFWRPDVVHAHDWHAGLAPAYLAARGHPAKSVFTVHNLAYQGMFYAKHMDDIQLPWSFFNVHGLEFNGQISFLKAGLYYADHITAVSPTYAREITEPQFAYGMEGLLQQRHREGRLSGVLNGVDEKIWSPETDLLLASRYTRDTLEEKAENKRQLQIAMGLKVNDKVPLFAVVSRLTSQKGLDLVLEALPGLLEQGGQLALLGAGDPVLQEGFLAAAAEHPGQVGVQIGYHEAFSHRIMGGADVILVPSRFEPCGLTQLYGLKYGTLPLVRRTGGLADTVSDSSLENLADGIASGFVFEDSNAWSLLRAIRRAFVLWSRPSLWRFVQRQAMTMDFSWQVAAKSYRELYYRLK; encoded by the coding sequence ATGCAGGTTTTACACGTTTGTTCAGAGATGTTCCCCCTGTTAAAAACCGGGGGACTGGCGGATGTTATTGGGGCGTTACCTGCCGCGCAAATTGCGGACGGCGTGGATGCCCGCGTGTTGCTCCCGGCGTTTCCAGATATTCGTCGCGGCATTCCCGATGCACAGGTCGTGACGCGTCGCGATACCTTCGCTGGACGTATCACGCTGCTTTTCGGGCATTTCAACGGCGTGGGTATTTACCTGATTGACGCGCCGCATCTTTACGACCGTCCCGGTAGCCCGTATCACGACACCAACCTGTTCGCTTATACCGATAACGTCCTGCGTTTTGCGTTGCTTGGCTGGGCCGGATGTGAAATGGCCTGCGGCCTTGACCCATTCTGGCGCCCGGATGTGGTGCATGCGCACGACTGGCATGCCGGTCTGGCCCCAGCGTATCTGGCGGCGCGCGGCCATCCGGCGAAATCGGTGTTCACCGTACACAACCTGGCTTATCAAGGCATGTTTTATGCAAAGCATATGGATGACATCCAATTGCCATGGTCGTTCTTTAATGTGCACGGGCTGGAGTTTAACGGCCAGATTTCGTTCCTGAAGGCAGGGTTGTACTACGCAGACCACATTACGGCAGTGAGTCCAACTTACGCGCGGGAGATTACCGAGCCGCAGTTTGCCTATGGTATGGAAGGTCTGTTGCAGCAGCGTCATCGGGAAGGACGGCTTTCCGGCGTGCTGAACGGCGTGGATGAAAAAATCTGGAGCCCGGAAACCGACCTGCTGCTGGCGTCGCGCTATACGCGTGACACGCTGGAAGAAAAGGCGGAGAACAAACGTCAGCTGCAGATCGCGATGGGACTTAAGGTTAACGACAAAGTGCCGCTGTTTGCTGTCGTGAGCCGTCTGACCAGTCAGAAAGGGTTGGATCTGGTGCTGGAGGCTCTGCCGGGTCTGTTAGAGCAGGGGGGGCAACTGGCGTTACTTGGCGCGGGCGATCCAGTGTTGCAGGAAGGTTTCCTCGCCGCAGCGGCGGAACATCCGGGGCAAGTGGGCGTGCAGATTGGCTATCACGAAGCCTTCTCGCACCGCATCATGGGGGGGGCCGATGTGATATTGGTTCCCAGCCGTTTTGAGCCATGTGGCTTAACGCAGTTGTATGGACTGAAGTACGGCACGCTGCCGCTGGTGCGGCGCACCGGTGGGCTGGCTGATACGGTCTCTGACAGTTCGCTGGAAAACCTGGCGGACGGTATCGCCAGTGGGTTTGTATTTGAAGATAGTAATGCCTGGTCGCTACTACGTGCGATCCGGCGTGCTTTCGTATTGTGGTCCCGGCCTTCGCTGTGGCGGTTTGTACAACGTCAGGCCATGACCATGGATTTTAGCTGGCAAGTCGCGGCGAAGTCATACCGTGAGCTTTACTATCGCTTGAAATAG